Proteins encoded together in one Candidatus Omnitrophota bacterium window:
- a CDS encoding cyclodeaminase/cyclohydrolase family protein, with protein MGDRFIKTPVAGYISELSARSMVPGGGSASALAACLGAGLNLMVINFSMGKNMPDKVTSVMKVFRDKQQEILESLEGSVDGDCEAFTELMKALSDGTPSDEKYIRAAKEPLNVCRKSLESLEITGLIAKDCNKNLMTDVISAAHMLRASFWSARVNVEINLPGIKDAAFVSVVRKELEIMAEKIAELHGNVTSGTGVF; from the coding sequence ATGGGGGATAGGTTCATCAAGACCCCGGTAGCGGGGTATATAAGCGAGCTCTCCGCTCGATCCATGGTGCCAGGCGGCGGTAGCGCGTCGGCACTGGCGGCGTGTCTGGGCGCCGGGCTCAACCTTATGGTCATAAATTTCAGCATGGGCAAGAACATGCCGGATAAGGTCACCAGTGTTATGAAGGTCTTCAGGGACAAGCAACAGGAGATACTGGAAAGCCTGGAAGGCAGTGTGGACGGGGATTGTGAGGCGTTCACGGAACTGATGAAAGCGTTGTCTGACGGTACTCCGTCCGATGAGAAATATATACGCGCCGCTAAAGAACCTTTGAACGTGTGCCGCAAGTCCCTTGAGTCCCTGGAAATAACCGGGCTTATCGCGAAAGATTGCAACAAGAACCTTATGACGGACGTGATCAGCGCCGCTCATATGCTAAGGGCATCATTTTGGTCGGCCAGGGTGAACGTGGAGATAAACCTTCCGGGGATAAAGGACGCGGCTTTTGTGTCAGTTGTCAGGAAGGAACTGGAAATAATGGCGGAGAAGATCGCAGAATTGCATGGTAACGTAACGTCGGGTACGGGGGTATTCTGA
- a CDS encoding bifunctional 5,10-methylenetetrahydrofolate dehydrogenase/5,10-methenyltetrahydrofolate cyclohydrolase: MATIIDGREIARRIKEEVRAHVDGITTSGAPAPRLVSLSSGAGDDAEIYIKMQQRAAEQVGIEFVRKDLGENARMADMMAEVKELNADKGTTAIILQKPLPFNGEHNRIVACVAPEKDAEGLHPFNLGKILRKEADIVPCTPGAVMHILKVSGVELYGKEVVIVGHSEIVGKPLSLMMLNQGATTTVCHIATAEAGTLTEHTQGAEILVVAVGKAGLVKENWVSKGAVVVDVGINSVDGVITGDVDFEDVSRKASVITPVPGGVGPVTVAILMRNVLRAYLRQAPGASSCKA; this comes from the coding sequence ATGGCTACGATCATAGATGGACGTGAAATAGCCCGCAGGATAAAAGAAGAGGTCCGTGCCCATGTTGACGGGATAACCACTTCGGGAGCGCCGGCCCCAAGGCTTGTGTCCTTATCATCCGGAGCGGGTGATGACGCCGAGATATATATAAAAATGCAACAAAGAGCCGCCGAACAGGTAGGTATCGAGTTCGTGCGAAAGGACCTGGGAGAGAACGCGAGAATGGCGGATATGATGGCCGAAGTGAAAGAGCTGAACGCCGACAAGGGGACCACCGCCATTATCCTGCAAAAACCGCTTCCTTTCAATGGTGAACATAACCGTATCGTGGCTTGCGTGGCCCCGGAAAAGGACGCGGAAGGACTTCATCCTTTCAATCTGGGTAAGATATTGCGCAAGGAGGCCGATATCGTGCCATGTACTCCGGGAGCGGTAATGCATATCCTCAAGGTTTCCGGTGTGGAGCTTTATGGTAAAGAGGTCGTTATCGTAGGGCATTCCGAGATCGTGGGGAAGCCTTTGAGCCTGATGATGCTGAACCAGGGAGCGACTACGACGGTATGTCATATAGCTACCGCGGAAGCCGGTACTTTGACGGAGCATACTCAGGGAGCCGAGATCCTGGTCGTCGCGGTCGGGAAAGCCGGTCTTGTAAAGGAGAACTGGGTATCCAAGGGTGCCGTGGTGGTGGATGTCGGCATAAACAGCGTGGACGGGGTTATAACCGGGGACGTGGATTTCGAGGACGTTTCGCGCAAGGCCTCTGTGATAACCCCCGTGCCTGGCGGCGTAGGGCCGGTAACTGTAGCTATCCTCATGAGGAACGTGCTCAGGGCTTATTTGCGGCAGGCTCCGGGGGCCAGTAGCTGTAAAGCGTGA
- a CDS encoding methylenetetrahydrofolate reductase: MGRISLELVPRDPATFKEELELVRGKFPCVDTINIPDILKYDVRIPEACELAAPFFPKVIPHVRAVSIHKDEPFPYVDRFRENNVGEVLIILGDNPEIVSKSDQPCDSVTLISKLKREMPDIKVYAGIDQWRTSFSEELEYVEKKRDAGADGFFTQPFFDLGLMEKYADKLRDTHVFWGLAPVIRESSKHYWETKNRIVFPEDFKCTMEWNRDFARQVLDVATDEKFHVYFCPITVDVVAYLTGIV, translated from the coding sequence ATGGGGAGAATATCTTTAGAGCTCGTGCCGAGAGACCCGGCAACGTTCAAGGAAGAACTGGAACTGGTCAGGGGAAAATTTCCCTGTGTTGATACGATAAACATCCCGGATATATTGAAGTACGATGTCCGTATCCCGGAGGCCTGCGAACTGGCGGCGCCTTTCTTTCCGAAGGTGATACCGCATGTGCGGGCGGTTTCCATACACAAGGATGAACCTTTTCCGTATGTGGATAGGTTCCGGGAAAATAACGTTGGTGAGGTGTTGATCATACTCGGGGACAATCCCGAGATAGTCTCCAAAAGCGACCAGCCGTGCGATTCCGTGACGCTGATATCAAAATTGAAGAGGGAAATGCCGGATATCAAGGTTTACGCCGGGATAGACCAGTGGCGGACGTCTTTCTCTGAGGAGCTTGAATATGTCGAAAAGAAAAGGGATGCCGGCGCGGACGGGTTCTTCACTCAACCTTTTTTCGACCTGGGGCTTATGGAAAAATACGCGGACAAATTGAGGGATACACATGTTTTCTGGGGACTGGCCCCCGTGATCAGGGAGTCGTCGAAGCATTACTGGGAAACCAAGAACAGGATAGTATTCCCTGAGGATTTTAAGTGTACGATGGAGTGGAACAGGGATTTCGCCAGGCAGGTGCTGGACGTAGCGACTGACGAGAAATTCCATGTATATTTCTGCCCCATAACCGTCGATGTCGTGGCGTACCTTACCGGTATCGTATAG
- the panB gene encoding 3-methyl-2-oxobutanoate hydroxymethyltransferase — MDNKFTVLDFARKKKDKKKITMLTAYDYPTAQAVDNCGIDAVLVGDSLAMTVLGYESTVNVTMDEMLHHARAVRRGVKRAFLIGDMPFMSFQASDEDAVRNAGRFVKEAGCEAVKIEGGEEVSGRVSAIGKAGIPVVGHIGLTPQSVSKLGGYKVQGKDDSSAGRLMRDAKALEKAGCLALILECLPAGLAGEITEKLAMPTIGIGAGVHCDGQVLVINDIIGLFEKFTPKFVKRYADVNSEIKSAVNKFREEVESEKFPDDGHSFS; from the coding sequence ATGGACAACAAGTTCACTGTACTTGATTTTGCCAGGAAAAAGAAAGATAAAAAGAAAATAACGATGTTGACCGCCTATGATTATCCTACGGCGCAGGCGGTCGACAATTGCGGTATTGACGCGGTTCTTGTGGGGGATTCCCTGGCCATGACGGTGCTGGGATACGAGTCCACTGTAAATGTCACCATGGATGAGATGCTGCACCATGCGCGTGCGGTGAGAAGAGGCGTAAAAAGGGCATTTCTTATCGGGGATATGCCGTTCATGTCTTTTCAGGCAAGCGATGAGGACGCGGTACGTAACGCGGGAAGGTTTGTCAAAGAAGCAGGATGTGAAGCGGTGAAGATCGAGGGAGGGGAAGAGGTCTCGGGCCGTGTGAGCGCTATAGGAAAGGCCGGGATACCCGTTGTGGGCCATATAGGCCTTACCCCCCAGAGCGTTAGCAAATTGGGTGGATATAAGGTCCAGGGCAAAGACGACAGTTCCGCGGGAAGGCTAATGAGGGACGCTAAGGCGCTGGAAAAAGCGGGATGCCTGGCCCTGATCCTTGAATGCCTTCCGGCCGGCCTGGCCGGTGAAATAACCGAGAAACTCGCTATGCCGACCATCGGGATAGGCGCCGGGGTACATTGTGACGGACAGGTACTGGTGATAAACGATATAATAGGCCTGTTCGAGAAGTTCACGCCTAAGTTCGTGAAACGTTACGCGGATGTCAATTCGGAGATAAAGAGCGCCGTAAATAAATTCCGGGAAGAGGTAGAGTCGGAAAAATTTCCCGATGACGGACATTCTTTTTCCTGA
- a CDS encoding FAD:protein FMN transferase, with protein sequence MKLFNDIKRKILGPAVILLVVPLLHGCGRIAQATPSSASDMLMGTFVRVILYPSAGLAVPPDGAINSAIELAKALEDRLSLYNPKSALNDLNRTRVSTGDPDLFTVIRRATEISRSTGGEFDVTVAPILKRNGFYSEVPRQILDLIPDNDTGVSWTNIKLDETNGSVSIADGTCLDLSGIAKGYIVDRMAGKMKEQGAEHFLINAGGDIYCTEKKDGSAWKIGLRDPRTGKVLITLGIKNAAVATSGDYENKVTDRGSGEVVSHIIDPSTDGPVKLKPSSVTVIAVDCMTADALATGMMAMGAEKAVDLADSIEGVEVITVDEPGSDVVVRYSASARAYVLGGQE encoded by the coding sequence ATGAAACTCTTTAACGACATCAAACGAAAGATCCTGGGGCCAGCCGTTATCTTGCTCGTTGTGCCGCTTTTACACGGCTGCGGCAGGATAGCGCAGGCCACGCCATCATCGGCTAGTGATATGTTGATGGGCACATTCGTGCGGGTCATTCTTTATCCTTCTGCCGGACTCGCGGTTCCTCCCGATGGGGCGATAAACAGCGCTATCGAGCTGGCCAAAGCGCTTGAGGACAGACTGTCACTTTATAACCCAAAAAGCGCTTTGAACGACCTGAACAGGACACGGGTATCTACTGGGGATCCGGACCTATTTACAGTGATCCGACGTGCTACGGAAATAAGCCGTTCGACCGGCGGCGAGTTCGATGTTACCGTGGCGCCTATCCTGAAACGCAACGGCTTTTATTCCGAAGTTCCCAGGCAGATATTGGACCTGATCCCCGACAACGATACCGGCGTTTCCTGGACCAACATTAAGCTGGACGAAACTAACGGCTCAGTGAGCATAGCCGATGGTACATGCCTGGACCTTTCCGGTATCGCCAAGGGATATATCGTGGACCGCATGGCGGGAAAAATGAAGGAGCAGGGAGCGGAACATTTTCTCATAAACGCGGGTGGGGATATATATTGCACGGAGAAAAAGGACGGGTCCGCGTGGAAAATAGGTTTACGCGACCCTAGGACGGGAAAGGTGCTCATCACGCTTGGGATCAAGAACGCGGCGGTCGCCACGAGTGGGGACTATGAGAACAAGGTCACGGACCGCGGGAGCGGAGAGGTGGTATCCCATATAATAGATCCCTCAACTGACGGGCCTGTGAAACTGAAACCTTCCAGCGTGACCGTTATCGCCGTCGATTGCATGACCGCGGACGCGCTCGCGACGGGGATGATGGCCATGGGGGCGGAAAAAGCGGTGGACCTGGCGGACAGCATAGAGGGGGTTGAAGTGATAACCGTGGATGAGCCGGGGTCGGACGTTGTGGTGCGATATTCCGCTTCGGCCCGCGCGTATGTTCTGGGGGGGCAGGAATGA
- the mnmA gene encoding tRNA 2-thiouridine(34) synthase MnmA, translated as MKIVAAMSGGVDSCVAAYLLKQQGHDVIGVTIKTWPKEECGAVGDKMCCSLDSIQYARSAAEDMGFPHYVIDLSEEFANEVKKYFVDEYRRGRTPNPCVNCNSKIKFGYLIDKALALGAEKVATGHYARIVRRGEDHFLASARNAHNDQTYFLYDIPRDRLKLVEFPLGDLEKPEVREIALSNGFMSARRKSSQDVCFATGDKDYREYLKEGGLEIFVPGDILDMSGKVVGRHEGIVSYTIGQRKGLGVATGKPQYVLKIDPVRNTVTIGNKEEAMKGGLVVAGVNWLLRENERSGRRLEVMIRYNGERTPADIEAIDGDKVMVRLEKEQFAPTPGQAAVFYDGDLVAGGGWIESVCDIK; from the coding sequence ATGAAGATAGTAGCCGCGATGTCGGGCGGGGTGGATTCGTGTGTAGCCGCGTATCTACTGAAACAGCAGGGCCATGATGTCATAGGCGTGACCATCAAGACCTGGCCCAAGGAGGAATGCGGGGCTGTGGGGGACAAGATGTGCTGTTCTTTGGACTCCATACAATACGCCAGGAGCGCGGCGGAGGATATGGGTTTTCCTCATTATGTGATAGACCTTTCCGAAGAGTTCGCGAACGAGGTCAAAAAATACTTTGTTGATGAATATCGCCGTGGCAGGACACCTAATCCCTGCGTGAATTGCAATAGCAAGATAAAGTTTGGATACCTTATCGACAAGGCCCTGGCACTTGGGGCGGAGAAGGTCGCTACCGGGCATTATGCCAGGATAGTACGGCGGGGGGAAGATCATTTTCTGGCCTCGGCCCGTAATGCCCATAATGACCAGACTTACTTCCTTTATGATATACCGCGGGACCGACTTAAACTGGTCGAGTTCCCGCTTGGAGACCTGGAAAAGCCGGAGGTGAGGGAGATAGCTCTATCCAACGGGTTCATGTCAGCTCGCCGCAAAAGCAGTCAGGATGTATGTTTCGCCACGGGAGATAAGGATTACCGGGAGTACCTGAAAGAGGGCGGTTTGGAAATATTCGTTCCCGGTGATATACTCGATATGTCCGGTAAGGTCGTGGGCAGGCATGAGGGGATAGTCTCATATACCATAGGGCAGAGAAAAGGGCTTGGCGTGGCTACCGGCAAGCCGCAGTATGTCCTTAAGATAGATCCCGTGAGGAATACCGTGACGATCGGGAATAAAGAGGAAGCCATGAAGGGCGGTCTTGTCGTGGCGGGAGTGAACTGGCTCCTGCGGGAGAACGAGCGTTCCGGACGCAGGCTTGAAGTGATGATACGTTATAACGGGGAAAGGACCCCGGCGGATATCGAGGCTATTGACGGGGATAAGGTCATGGTGAGACTCGAAAAAGAACAGTTTGCGCCCACCCCGGGGCAAGCGGCTGTGTTCTACGATGGGGACCTTGTCGCGGGCGGCGGCTGGATCGAAAGTGTTTGTGATATTAAATAG
- the purU gene encoding formyltetrahydrofolate deformylase — MVRAILLISCPDKKGITATITDFVYKNKGNILHAEQHTDEYANTFFMRVEWSMDGFTLARDKVGKAFAPIARKFGMEWDLFFTDRRIRMAIFVSKHLHCLYDLLLRHKSGQIDCDIPVIISNHKDACSVAREFGVEFHHIPVSPRSRDMRQEEQLKLLKDKKVDLVVLARYMQILPSAFVDRYRNRIINIHHSFLPAFAGKNPYLQAYLRGVKIIGATSHYVTEDLDDGPIIEQNTVPISHRDSLKDLIIEGQDLEKVVLSRAVMRHIERKVLVYDNKTVVFD; from the coding sequence ATGGTTCGCGCGATATTGCTTATATCTTGCCCTGATAAAAAAGGGATCACGGCTACGATCACGGATTTTGTGTATAAGAACAAAGGCAACATACTACATGCCGAGCAGCATACGGACGAATACGCCAATACGTTCTTTATGAGGGTGGAATGGTCGATGGACGGGTTTACCCTGGCCAGGGACAAGGTCGGTAAGGCGTTCGCGCCTATCGCCAGGAAGTTCGGGATGGAATGGGACCTGTTCTTTACGGACAGGCGTATACGTATGGCGATCTTTGTTTCCAAACACCTGCATTGTCTTTATGATCTTCTCCTCAGGCATAAGTCCGGGCAGATCGACTGTGATATACCTGTTATCATAAGCAATCATAAGGATGCTTGTAGTGTAGCCAGGGAATTCGGCGTGGAATTCCACCATATACCGGTCTCTCCAAGGTCCAGGGACATGCGGCAGGAAGAACAGCTTAAACTGCTTAAGGACAAGAAGGTGGACCTGGTAGTGCTCGCGCGTTATATGCAGATATTGCCCTCGGCGTTCGTGGACAGGTACCGGAACCGCATCATTAACATTCATCATTCGTTCCTACCGGCCTTCGCTGGCAAGAACCCTTACTTGCAGGCCTATCTTCGTGGGGTAAAGATAATAGGGGCTACCAGCCATTATGTCACGGAAGACCTGGATGATGGTCCTATTATCGAGCAGAACACGGTCCCGATAAGCCATCGGGATTCCCTGAAAGACCTTATAATAGAAGGACAGGACCTGGAGAAAGTAGTGCTGAGCCGTGCCGTGATGCGCCATATCGAGAGAAAAGTCCTTGTGTATGACAACAAAACCGTTGTATTTGACTGA
- the hflK gene encoding FtsH protease activity modulator HflK encodes MDDFRSPEDLFRDQTAKIRQAGQDFNKFVPYVLLVLLVVFIAQGAVYSIGPDEVGVVQRFGRYVRITEPGLHAKFPFGIESVTPIKVKKIFKEEFGFRTTAEGVRSVYANKGFYDESLMLTGDLNILDVRWTVQYRVLDPVKLLFQTRDPIGNVRAMSEVVMRRLCGDYTVDEVLTTKREEIASMAQDQLQDLLDKYDTGIQVVTVKLLDVNPPDVVKPAFNEVNEAKQEKERMINEAWEAYNKAIPSAKGEAKRTISQAEGYKLDKVNRAQGEAGRFNRTWEEYKKAPEITRKRLYLETMAEVLPSVKKIIVDPEQKSILPLFNVNGNGGQSK; translated from the coding sequence ATGGATGATTTCAGGTCTCCGGAGGATCTGTTCCGCGACCAGACCGCGAAAATACGCCAGGCGGGCCAGGACTTCAATAAGTTCGTGCCGTATGTTCTTCTGGTATTGCTGGTGGTTTTCATAGCGCAGGGGGCGGTATATTCGATCGGTCCCGACGAGGTCGGCGTGGTCCAGAGGTTCGGCCGTTATGTGCGTATCACAGAACCGGGGTTGCACGCGAAATTCCCGTTCGGGATAGAGTCCGTTACGCCGATAAAAGTGAAAAAGATATTCAAGGAGGAGTTCGGGTTCAGGACAACGGCGGAGGGTGTGCGCAGTGTATACGCGAATAAAGGGTTCTATGACGAGTCCCTGATGCTTACCGGTGACCTGAACATTCTTGACGTCAGGTGGACGGTACAGTACAGGGTGCTGGATCCCGTAAAGCTGCTTTTCCAGACCAGGGACCCGATAGGTAATGTCCGGGCCATGTCCGAAGTGGTCATGCGAAGGCTTTGCGGTGATTATACCGTGGATGAGGTGCTCACGACAAAAAGGGAAGAGATAGCCAGTATGGCGCAGGACCAGTTGCAGGACCTGCTCGATAAATACGATACAGGGATCCAGGTGGTGACCGTAAAACTCCTGGACGTGAACCCTCCGGATGTGGTGAAGCCCGCTTTCAACGAGGTGAATGAGGCCAAACAGGAGAAGGAGCGCATGATAAACGAGGCCTGGGAGGCGTATAACAAGGCCATACCATCGGCAAAAGGTGAGGCCAAACGTACGATAAGCCAGGCAGAGGGATACAAACTGGATAAGGTTAACAGGGCGCAAGGTGAGGCGGGCCGTTTTAACCGGACATGGGAGGAATATAAAAAGGCCCCGGAGATAACCCGTAAGAGGCTATATCTGGAGACCATGGCGGAAGTGCTTCCTTCGGTAAAGAAGATAATCGTCGATCCGGAGCAGAAGTCCATACTGCCCTTGTTCAACGTAAACGGGAATGGGGGGCAGTCAAAATGA
- the hflC gene encoding protease modulator HflC — MKRIINFTVAVIFFVVMLFLVGAIYVLPETQQAVITQFGMPIKDPVTQAGLHFKLPFIQHVSYFEKRLLEWDGDPNQIPTRDKRYIWVDTTARWKIVDALKFLRTVGSERGAHARLDDIINSATRDVITGHVLVESIRDSNRILDLKGDIDSIAFAEEALERVKTGRQGLEKQILERAQELAPQYGIELVDVRIERINYVEEVRKKVYDRMISERKRAAEQYRSEGRGKSAEIRGEREKLLKQIESEAYKSAQEIRGSADAEAISVYADAYSKDPGFYSFMKTLETYKDTIDDGTTIMLSTDSDYYRYIKRIE; from the coding sequence ATGAAGAGAATAATTAATTTTACAGTTGCGGTAATATTCTTTGTGGTCATGCTTTTCCTGGTGGGCGCCATATATGTGCTGCCGGAGACCCAGCAGGCAGTAATAACGCAGTTCGGTATGCCGATAAAGGACCCGGTGACACAGGCCGGATTGCATTTCAAATTGCCGTTCATCCAGCATGTTAGCTATTTTGAGAAGAGGCTGCTGGAATGGGACGGGGATCCCAACCAGATACCGACCAGGGACAAAAGGTACATATGGGTGGACACGACGGCCAGATGGAAGATAGTTGACGCCTTGAAGTTCCTCAGGACCGTGGGCAGCGAGCGCGGTGCGCACGCGCGGCTGGATGATATCATAAATTCGGCGACGCGGGATGTTATCACGGGCCATGTCCTGGTGGAATCCATACGCGATTCTAACCGTATATTGGACCTGAAAGGCGATATTGACAGCATAGCTTTCGCGGAGGAAGCGCTGGAACGCGTGAAGACCGGACGCCAGGGGCTTGAGAAGCAGATACTCGAGCGGGCCCAGGAGTTAGCGCCGCAATACGGTATTGAGCTCGTGGACGTGAGGATAGAGCGCATAAATTACGTGGAGGAAGTCCGGAAAAAAGTGTACGACCGGATGATATCCGAAAGGAAGCGCGCCGCTGAGCAATATCGTTCAGAAGGTCGCGGTAAGAGCGCGGAGATACGGGGTGAAAGGGAAAAGCTGCTCAAACAGATAGAATCGGAGGCGTATAAGAGCGCGCAGGAGATACGCGGTTCGGCGGACGCTGAGGCTATAAGCGTGTACGCGGACGCGTACAGTAAGGACCCCGGTTTTTACTCGTTCATGAAAACGCTGGAAACGTATAAGGATACGATAGATGACGGTACGACGATCATGCTCTCAACGGACAGCGATTACTACAGGTATATAAAACGGATAGAATAG
- a CDS encoding site-2 protease family protein codes for MNIIFSILAFLPAVIVHELAHGYVAYRLGDPTARNAGRLTLNPQAHIDPVGTFFLPLVLVLMHSPIVFGWAKPVPIDPSNFRDIRKGLLYTSVAGPASNVALALLAGIVYRTGIFSWCCPAQVFLVICVLVNLVLCFFNLIPIPPLDGSGLVSSLLPVRAARRYGSIKPYGFIILIALLYGGLLHRVIMPVVSIVARAILGH; via the coding sequence GTGAATATAATATTTTCCATACTGGCTTTTCTGCCGGCTGTAATTGTGCATGAACTCGCCCATGGCTACGTGGCGTACCGTCTTGGTGATCCTACGGCCAGGAATGCCGGGCGTCTTACGTTGAACCCGCAGGCGCACATAGACCCGGTCGGAACGTTCTTCCTGCCTCTTGTGCTGGTCCTGATGCATTCTCCTATAGTCTTCGGATGGGCTAAACCCGTGCCGATCGATCCGTCGAACTTCCGGGATATAAGGAAGGGACTGCTTTATACGAGCGTGGCGGGACCTGCTTCCAATGTAGCGCTGGCGCTTTTAGCGGGAATAGTATATCGTACGGGGATATTCAGCTGGTGTTGTCCCGCCCAGGTCTTTCTGGTGATATGTGTGCTTGTGAACCTTGTCCTGTGCTTTTTCAACCTTATCCCGATACCGCCCCTTGACGGGTCTGGGCTAGTATCATCCTTATTGCCGGTCCGCGCCGCCAGGAGATACGGATCGATAAAACCGTATGGATTCATTATACTTATCGCGCTTCTTTATGGGGGGCTTTTGCATCGGGTGATCATGCCCGTGGTAAGTATTGTCGCGCGAGCCATACTTGGTCATTGA
- a CDS encoding biotin--[acetyl-CoA-carboxylase] ligase — translation MRTVENDGKIAKLIDVLMDKADEFVSGEEISRGMGITRAAIWKYMDRLRSSGYIIEASPRKGYMLKRTPDKMLKNSILHGLGTSLFGKAGMYVYDAVGSTNDKAYEIAEGGAPEGVVVIAEQQTSGKGRVGRKWASPPGGGIYASIILRPGMALNALSGATLVAAAAVCRAIRSVSGADAGVKWPNDIFVRGRKVCGILSEMKAEQDMVDFLIVGIGVNVNTPLQLLPEGSTSLKEEAGDKDVDRNVLLAKVLEDFESRYSVFRDKGFASLVDECREMSIVLGKEINVMPGRGAPLSGTAVDIDEHGALVIRDASGALRKIYSGDIEL, via the coding sequence ATGAGAACTGTTGAAAATGACGGAAAGATCGCGAAGCTGATAGACGTCCTTATGGACAAGGCGGATGAATTCGTTTCAGGTGAGGAAATAAGCCGTGGAATGGGTATCACCCGGGCCGCTATATGGAAGTACATGGACAGGTTAAGGTCATCCGGATATATAATAGAAGCTTCTCCAAGGAAGGGGTACATGCTTAAGAGGACGCCGGATAAGATGCTTAAGAACAGTATTCTGCACGGGCTTGGTACGTCGTTGTTCGGTAAGGCCGGCATGTATGTTTATGATGCCGTGGGCTCAACTAACGATAAGGCTTATGAAATAGCGGAAGGCGGTGCTCCGGAGGGTGTGGTCGTCATAGCGGAGCAGCAGACAAGTGGGAAGGGAAGGGTCGGTCGTAAATGGGCTTCTCCTCCGGGTGGGGGGATATACGCGTCGATCATATTGCGGCCGGGCATGGCCCTCAACGCCCTTTCAGGCGCGACCCTTGTCGCGGCGGCGGCTGTTTGCCGGGCCATACGTTCTGTGTCGGGAGCCGACGCGGGCGTCAAATGGCCCAATGATATTTTTGTCCGTGGCCGTAAGGTCTGCGGTATACTCAGCGAGATGAAAGCGGAGCAGGATATGGTGGATTTTCTGATAGTGGGGATAGGGGTGAACGTAAATACGCCGCTGCAACTTCTGCCGGAAGGGTCCACAAGCCTGAAAGAGGAGGCCGGGGATAAGGATGTCGACCGGAACGTCCTTCTGGCGAAAGTGCTCGAGGACTTTGAATCCAGATATTCCGTTTTCAGGGATAAGGGGTTCGCGTCCCTTGTGGATGAATGCAGGGAAATGTCGATAGTGCTGGGGAAGGAAATAAATGTCATGCCTGGCCGGGGCGCGCCACTTAGCGGTACCGCCGTAGATATAGACGAACATGGAGCGTTGGTCATACGGGATGCTTCGGGCGCTTTGCGCAAGATATACAGCGGGGACATAGAATTATAA
- a CDS encoding type III pantothenate kinase gives MKILIDIGNTNTSIALMRGTRIYKRYFIHTSKTYVSPEAFRRLMGASLSDISEAVIVSVVPKFNKIMVGTIKKTMPRTSVKIVGRDISVPIKINYRKPDEVGQDRLVVAYAASCLYGSPVIVVDFGTAVTFDLVSPKGEYEGGLIFPGVRLGMKALVENTALLPEIELKHFKGVVGKDTRGSMLSGILTGYGSLCDGIIERMRSVSGEKIPVVATGGDAALLSKYARNIGVVDADLVFHGLDSLS, from the coding sequence ATGAAGATACTTATAGACATAGGGAACACGAATACGTCCATAGCTCTCATGAGGGGGACAAGGATATACAAGCGGTATTTTATCCATACATCAAAAACGTATGTATCGCCTGAAGCGTTCCGGCGACTTATGGGTGCTTCTCTTTCTGACATATCCGAGGCCGTGATAGTCAGTGTTGTTCCCAAATTCAACAAGATAATGGTGGGCACTATAAAGAAGACCATGCCACGTACTAGCGTGAAGATCGTTGGTAGAGATATAAGTGTCCCGATCAAGATCAACTACAGGAAGCCTGACGAGGTGGGACAGGACAGGCTGGTGGTCGCGTATGCCGCTTCGTGTTTATACGGTTCCCCTGTAATAGTCGTGGATTTCGGGACCGCGGTCACGTTCGATCTTGTGAGCCCGAAGGGCGAATATGAAGGAGGATTGATATTTCCCGGTGTCAGGCTGGGAATGAAGGCCCTTGTGGAAAATACAGCGCTACTCCCGGAGATAGAGTTGAAACATTTCAAGGGGGTGGTAGGCAAGGATACCAGGGGAAGTATGCTTAGCGGCATACTTACCGGATATGGGTCTCTTTGTGACGGTATAATAGAGCGTATGCGCTCGGTTTCGGGGGAGAAGATCCCGGTGGTGGCAACCGGAGGCGATGCGGCTCTTTTATCTAAATATGCCCGCAATATAGGTGTGGTGGATGCCGATCTGGTGTTCCACGGGCTGGACAGTTTATCCTGA